One stretch of Flavobacterium sp. 9 DNA includes these proteins:
- a CDS encoding AraC family transcriptional regulator — protein sequence MYSIFNAIICGAAFLLTFIIFVNQNKINIKANRWFGSFVGCIFLILLENVIVDSKILTEDDILNQLINISSFVVAPVFYLSVCYYIEPVRKWKVIDYLHFSFAFLIFILLIISWLIDDNNKPEDISPEIVQKTIAIFNFIFSLYVFIYCFLAYRKIVKHEKTIKLLNSTSENLDLKWLKNIIVGVIFITIFWILDIVFQISEGNKTFDVLTSLIYFLSILYITYYWQKQKEIFPYSLKEKEEIETIIVETSLPEGKRKQLLTNEELEEQKIRLLQLMETEKPFLEFGLSLVKLAGSMKISTHILSYVINNGFGENFYQFINRYRIEEAKKLMIDSETDRLSLLGIGFSVGFNSKTVFNTTFKKVTGQTPSEYKKQIGSNL from the coding sequence ATGTACTCAATATTCAATGCAATAATTTGCGGTGCAGCATTTTTACTGACATTTATAATTTTTGTAAATCAAAATAAGATTAATATAAAAGCCAATCGATGGTTTGGATCTTTTGTAGGCTGTATTTTTTTAATATTACTTGAAAATGTTATTGTAGACAGCAAAATACTCACAGAAGATGATATTCTGAATCAATTAATAAATATCTCCAGTTTTGTCGTTGCTCCGGTATTTTATCTAAGTGTTTGCTATTATATCGAGCCAGTTAGAAAATGGAAAGTAATTGATTACTTGCATTTTAGTTTCGCTTTCCTAATCTTTATTCTTCTTATTATTTCCTGGTTAATAGACGACAACAATAAACCTGAAGATATAAGTCCGGAAATTGTACAGAAAACCATAGCAATATTTAATTTTATTTTCAGCCTATACGTTTTTATTTATTGTTTTCTGGCTTATCGAAAAATTGTTAAGCATGAAAAAACGATTAAACTTTTAAATTCTACTTCTGAGAATCTGGATTTGAAATGGCTAAAAAATATTATTGTCGGTGTTATTTTTATCACGATTTTTTGGATTCTTGATATTGTATTTCAAATATCCGAAGGAAACAAAACCTTCGATGTCCTGACAAGTTTGATTTACTTTTTAAGTATTCTCTACATAACTTATTATTGGCAGAAACAAAAAGAAATCTTTCCATATAGTTTAAAAGAAAAAGAAGAAATAGAAACTATTATTGTTGAAACTTCTTTACCAGAAGGTAAACGAAAACAATTGCTGACCAACGAAGAATTAGAAGAACAAAAAATCAGATTATTACAATTAATGGAAACCGAAAAGCCTTTTTTAGAATTTGGTTTAAGTTTAGTAAAACTGGCTGGTTCGATGAAAATTTCTACGCATATACTTTCGTACGTAATCAATAATGGATTTGGTGAAAATTTCTATCAGTTTATAAACAGATATCGAATTGAAGAAGCTAAAAAATTAATGATTGATTCTGAAACGGATCGTTTAAGTTTATTAGGAATTGGGTTTTCTGTAGGTTTTAATTCAAAAACGGTTTTTAATACTACATTTAAAAAAGTCACAGGACAAACTCCGTCAGAATATAAGAAACAAATAGGTTCTAATTTATAA
- a CDS encoding ABC-F family ATP-binding cassette domain-containing protein: protein MNYLSVENISKSFGERTLFDNISFGINKDQKIAFIAKNGSGKTTIMSIINGLDEPDTGQVVLRKGIRMAFLSQDNNLQDELTIEESIFASDNETLKVIEAYEKALENPDDEEAYQKAFDGMDQHNAWDFETQYKQILFKLKLEDFKLKVKNLSGGQKKRLSLAIILINRPDLLILDEPTNHLDLEMIEWLESYFAKENITLFMVTHDRFFLERVCNEIIELDNGKLYQYKGNYSYYLEKKEERITSENASVDKAKNLFVKELEWMRRQPKARTTKSKSRQDDFYVIKEKAQSRRKENKVELEINMERMGSKIIELHKISKKFKDHVILDNFSFDFQRGERIGIIGKNGTGKSTFLNLLTGTIPLDSGRVVKGDTIKIGYYTQSGINPKPNQRVIDIIKEYGEYIPLAKGRMISASQLLERFLFDAKKQYDFVEKLSGGELKRLYLCTVLIQNPNFLILDEPTNDLDIVTLNVLESFLLDYPGCLLVVSHDRYFMDKIVDHLFIFRGKGEIESFPGNYSDFRAYEDSADVAQKEENKAEKKDWKQNNPTGNLTFNEQKEYQKLEREIKDLEIDKTKIEQLFSDGKVADADIEKKANELQNIINKIDQKEERWFELSAKIEG, encoded by the coding sequence GTGAATTACTTATCTGTAGAAAATATATCGAAGTCATTTGGCGAAAGAACGCTTTTTGACAATATCTCATTTGGAATCAATAAAGACCAAAAAATTGCTTTTATAGCTAAAAACGGTTCGGGAAAAACGACCATTATGAGTATTATCAATGGTTTGGATGAACCTGATACTGGACAAGTTGTTTTAAGAAAAGGAATCCGTATGGCGTTTCTTTCTCAGGATAATAATCTACAAGACGAGTTAACCATTGAGGAAAGCATTTTTGCATCAGACAATGAAACGCTTAAAGTAATTGAAGCTTACGAAAAAGCACTTGAAAATCCAGACGATGAAGAAGCTTATCAAAAAGCTTTTGACGGAATGGACCAACATAATGCGTGGGATTTTGAAACGCAATACAAACAAATTTTATTCAAATTAAAACTGGAAGATTTTAAACTTAAAGTAAAAAATCTTTCGGGTGGACAAAAAAAGCGTCTTTCATTAGCGATAATTTTGATTAATCGCCCTGATTTATTGATTCTTGATGAGCCAACCAATCACCTGGATCTTGAAATGATCGAATGGCTGGAAAGTTATTTTGCCAAAGAAAATATTACCTTGTTTATGGTAACACACGACCGTTTCTTCTTGGAGCGTGTTTGTAACGAAATCATCGAACTTGACAATGGTAAATTATACCAATACAAAGGAAATTACTCTTATTATTTAGAGAAAAAAGAAGAAAGAATTACTTCTGAAAATGCAAGTGTTGACAAAGCAAAAAACTTATTCGTAAAAGAATTAGAATGGATGCGTCGTCAGCCAAAAGCGAGAACAACAAAATCAAAATCACGTCAGGATGATTTTTATGTAATTAAAGAAAAAGCACAAAGTCGTCGTAAAGAAAACAAAGTTGAGCTTGAAATTAACATGGAAAGAATGGGAAGCAAGATTATCGAGCTTCACAAAATTTCTAAAAAATTCAAAGATCACGTTATTCTGGACAACTTCAGTTTTGATTTTCAGCGTGGAGAACGTATCGGAATTATTGGAAAAAACGGAACCGGAAAATCGACTTTCTTAAATCTTCTTACGGGAACAATTCCGTTGGATAGCGGACGCGTTGTAAAAGGTGACACAATCAAGATTGGTTATTATACACAAAGCGGAATCAATCCGAAACCGAATCAGCGTGTTATAGATATTATTAAAGAATACGGAGAATATATTCCGCTTGCAAAAGGTCGAATGATTTCGGCTTCGCAATTGTTGGAGCGTTTTCTTTTTGATGCTAAAAAACAATATGATTTCGTAGAAAAATTAAGCGGTGGCGAATTAAAACGTTTGTATTTATGTACGGTTTTAATTCAGAATCCTAACTTTTTGATTCTGGATGAGCCTACAAACGATTTAGATATCGTGACTTTAAATGTACTTGAAAGTTTCCTTTTAGATTACCCAGGTTGTTTACTTGTAGTTTCTCACGACCGTTATTTTATGGATAAAATTGTCGATCACTTATTTATCTTTAGAGGAAAAGGAGAAATTGAAAGCTTCCCAGGAAACTATTCTGATTTCAGAGCTTACGAAGACAGTGCCGATGTTGCTCAAAAAGAAGAAAACAAAGCCGAAAAGAAAGATTGGAAACAAAATAATCCAACAGGAAATCTAACTTTCAACGAGCAAAAAGAATATCAAAAACTAGAAAGAGAAATAAAAGATTTAGAAATTGATAAAACTAAAATCGAACAATTATTCTCTGATGGAAAAGTAGCTGACGCTGACATCGAGAAAAAAGCTAACGAATTACAAAATATCATCAATAAGATAGATCAAAAAGAAGAACGTTGGTTTGAACTTTCGGCTAAGATCGAGGGATAA
- a CDS encoding FKBP-type peptidyl-prolyl cis-trans isomerase, whose product MKHLFSALFIMTLFISCSNDKPTNQEPQKTDYTVENEKEITDYIAKNKLTATRTASGLYYIIDEPGTGAQPTATSNVTVAYRGYYTSGKIFNQSDAAGVSFSLTEVIKGWTEGIPYFKTGGSGALLVPSHLGYGSVTTKGIPGGSVLIFDVKLIKVN is encoded by the coding sequence ATGAAACATCTTTTTTCTGCATTATTTATAATGACACTTTTTATTTCTTGCTCTAATGACAAACCTACTAATCAAGAGCCACAAAAAACAGATTACACTGTTGAAAACGAAAAAGAAATCACTGATTATATTGCCAAAAACAAACTAACAGCGACAAGAACCGCTTCTGGTTTGTATTATATTATCGATGAACCTGGAACAGGTGCACAACCAACGGCAACGTCAAATGTAACTGTAGCTTATAGAGGCTATTATACAAGCGGAAAAATATTCAACCAAAGCGACGCTGCAGGTGTCTCTTTTTCTTTAACCGAAGTTATTAAAGGCTGGACAGAAGGTATTCCTTATTTTAAAACAGGCGGAAGTGGAGCTCTTTTAGTTCCTTCACATTTAGGTTACGGAAGTGTTACTACTAAGGGAATTCCCGGAGGTTCAGTTCTTATTTTTGACGTTAAATTGATTAAAGTTAATTAA
- a CDS encoding SDR family oxidoreductase: protein MLKEEVESKNTITSEEINKCIAILAQLNANTDQIFDIPKEQRIALIKEAGMFSRPDRDEFSRRVKDGLQAAKRKKEKKDKTTRKETGIRHAREASIFVAPKLLALNDLALKEALELETPRNCYVCKTEFTKMHHFYDTMCTDCGDFNYAKRFQTADVKGQIAIITGSRLKIGYHITLMLLRGGATVIATTRFPVDSALRFAKEEDFMEWGHRLKIHGLDLRHIPSVEIFCNFIEQKYERLDILINNAAQTVRRPAGFYSHLMENEELSITSLPKQAQDLLLDHLNCLDELKVLTTGFSSNENMPVTWHGPEPGIGLRASAQLSQIPYSFDNALVANEVFPEGELDADLQQVDLRKTNSWRLRLGQIETTEMIEVQLVNSVAPFVLCNRLSEVMKKDNTGKKHIINVSAMEGKFHRFFKEDRHPHTNMAKAALNMLTHTSSGTLAKHGIFMNAVDTGWVTDEDPAELAKKKQELEDFQPPLDIVDGAARVMDPLFDGINTGKHWCGKFLKDYNPIPW from the coding sequence ATGTTGAAGGAAGAAGTAGAAAGTAAGAATACAATAACCTCGGAAGAAATTAATAAATGCATTGCCATTTTAGCACAACTGAATGCCAATACAGATCAGATATTTGATATTCCGAAAGAACAACGAATTGCCTTAATCAAAGAAGCAGGAATGTTTTCGAGACCGGATCGTGATGAGTTTTCCAGAAGAGTAAAAGATGGTTTGCAAGCTGCAAAACGTAAAAAAGAGAAGAAAGACAAAACGACGCGTAAAGAAACCGGAATTCGTCATGCGCGTGAAGCGAGTATATTTGTTGCACCAAAATTATTGGCTCTAAATGATCTTGCTCTAAAAGAAGCATTAGAACTCGAAACTCCACGAAATTGTTACGTTTGTAAAACAGAATTTACTAAAATGCACCACTTTTATGACACAATGTGTACAGATTGCGGTGATTTTAATTATGCTAAACGTTTTCAAACTGCCGATGTAAAAGGACAAATTGCTATTATTACAGGTTCCCGATTAAAAATTGGTTATCATATTACATTAATGCTTTTGCGTGGCGGAGCAACTGTTATTGCGACAACACGTTTTCCGGTTGATTCGGCTTTGCGATTTGCTAAAGAAGAAGATTTCATGGAATGGGGACATCGCTTAAAAATTCATGGTTTAGATTTAAGACATATTCCGAGTGTGGAGATTTTCTGCAATTTTATAGAGCAAAAATACGAGCGTTTGGATATTCTGATTAATAATGCAGCACAAACGGTGAGACGTCCCGCTGGATTTTATTCCCATTTAATGGAAAATGAAGAATTGTCAATTACTTCACTTCCTAAACAAGCGCAAGATTTATTATTAGATCATTTGAATTGTCTGGACGAACTAAAAGTTTTGACAACTGGTTTTTCTTCGAATGAAAATATGCCGGTAACCTGGCACGGACCAGAACCTGGAATTGGTTTGCGCGCTTCGGCTCAATTATCTCAAATTCCATATTCTTTTGATAATGCATTGGTCGCAAATGAAGTTTTTCCAGAAGGAGAACTCGATGCAGATTTGCAACAAGTTGATTTGCGAAAAACAAATAGTTGGCGTTTACGTTTAGGGCAAATAGAAACTACAGAAATGATTGAAGTACAATTAGTAAATTCTGTTGCGCCATTTGTGTTATGTAACCGACTTTCTGAAGTAATGAAAAAAGATAATACAGGCAAAAAACACATTATAAATGTTTCGGCGATGGAAGGAAAGTTTCATCGTTTCTTTAAAGAAGATCGTCATCCGCATACTAATATGGCAAAAGCTGCATTGAATATGTTAACACATACATCATCAGGAACTTTGGCAAAACACGGAATTTTTATGAATGCCGTTGATACAGGTTGGGTAACTGACGAAGATCCTGCCGAATTGGCAAAAAAGAAGCAGGAATTAGAAGATTTTCAACCGCCATTGGATATTGTTGATGGCGCCGCTCGTGTTATGGATCCTTTATTTGACGGAATTAATACCGGAAAACATTGGTGTGGAAAATTCCTGAAAGATTATAATCCGATTCCTTGGTAG